The DNA region GCCGAACACTTCGGTGGCGAGCGTGTACTCCTTCAGCCGCGCAGGGCGGCCCGCCAGCGTTTCCTCCACCAGGAAGCGCAGCAGCTTGCGGGGGCTCTCCGCGTGCGCGAACTGCGCGCTGGTGAGCACACGCTCGAGCTGCTCGCGGATCGCGGACTCCGAGGGATGATTCGCTTCTCCGTCGGTCACGAGGGCCTCGTAACGTCGGACTTCACCGACCCTGAACGCCGCCTAAGTCCCTGCGCAGGCATGGAAACCATGTGAGGCCGGACGTTACCTACCCCCTGTAACTCCCGTCAATCACGGGCACTGCCTATCTTGCTCGTACCCGATCCCACGTGGGTCCGCCTGAGAGCGGGCCTGCGGGATCAGGTTGAATGGCTCCAGATCTCGAGAAGGCTCCGTGGATCATCGTTGGGATGATCCGAGCGCTCCGAATCAGGGGGCTGTTCAAGGAAAACACGGTCAGGCTCGGCTCATTGAGGGGGACAACATTCGGCTCGCTTGCGGTCGAGCTGGATCGATGTCTGACCGTGCGACATGGCCCCCGTCCGGCGCCCCGTCATCTTGCTTCACATCACGCAGCCGGGATGTCGGTTCGGGGGCCAATCAGAAACGGTTCTAGAAGGGAATCTAGAGAGAATCAGGGTAGCCAGGCCGGCGTCCCGCCATCACGCCCAGTCATCACGCCGCGGGACGCCGGTTCAAAGACCAGTCATCGGATGAACGTGGCCCCCGGCCGGCGCCCGTAATTCACGCCTCCCGCCACGCAGCCGGGATGTCGGTTCGGGGGCCAATCAGCTTCAAGCCTGGAACAAATCGGCTTTCTCGGCGTCGCTCTCCTTCGTCTCCGGCTCCAGATTGTGCACCCCCGCGCCCAGCAGCCGGATCGGTCGCCGACCTGCCTCGGTCTTCTCCAGCAGGCTCACGGCGCGCCCCGCGATCAATTCGGGGTCGTTCGTCGCCTCGTCCGTGTGGCTGCGAGTGATGGTCTTGAAGTCGTGGTAGCGGACCTTGATGGTCACGGTCCGCGCAAGGATGCCCTTGCGGACGAGCCATCGCGCGTTGTCCCGCGCCATGCCGGCGATCTCCTGCTGAATGCGAGCGAGGTCCGTCAGGTCCTGTGCGTACGTGACCTCGGAGGACGACGACTTGGACGCTCGGTTCGGCTCCACGGCGCGATCGTCCTCGCCGGTCGCCAGCTTCCGCAGCCACTCGGTCATGCTGCCCACCGCGCCGCGCAACACCTCGGGATCCGCGGTCCGAACGTCGACCAGGCGCTCGATGCCGCGCTCGCGAAGGCGCGCCGCCGTCACCGGACCCACCCCCCACAGCGCGTCGACGGGCAGCTGCTGGAGGAACGATTCGATCTTCTCGGGCGCGATCACGGTCAAGCCGTCGGGTTTTCGCCAGCCGGAGGCGATCTTGGCGAGGAACTTGTTGGGCGCGACCCCCGCGGAGGCGGTGAGCTGCGTCCTCTCGCGGATGGCGCTCTTCAACCGCTTCGCCACATCGACGCCCAGCGGCTCGCCCCACGCATTCTCGGTGACGTCCAGATACGCTTCGTCGAGCGAGAGTGGCTCGACCAGGGGCGTGACCTCGCGAAAGATCTCGAACACCTGACGCGAGACGGCGCGGTACTTGGTGAAGTCGGGAGGCACGATCGCCAGATCGGGGCACAGCCGGACGGCGCGGGCCATCGGGGTCGCCGACCGCACACCGAACGCACGCGCCTCGTAACTCGCGGCA from Candidatus Eisenbacteria bacterium includes:
- the dinB gene encoding DNA polymerase IV, whose translation is MRRILHVDMDAFYASVEQRDRPELRGRPVAVGGSPESRGVVAAASYEARAFGVRSATPMARAVRLCPDLAIVPPDFTKYRAVSRQVFEIFREVTPLVEPLSLDEAYLDVTENAWGEPLGVDVAKRLKSAIRERTQLTASAGVAPNKFLAKIASGWRKPDGLTVIAPEKIESFLQQLPVDALWGVGPVTAARLRERGIERLVDVRTADPEVLRGAVGSMTEWLRKLATGEDDRAVEPNRASKSSSSEVTYAQDLTDLARIQQEIAGMARDNARWLVRKGILARTVTIKVRYHDFKTITRSHTDEATNDPELIAGRAVSLLEKTEAGRRPIRLLGAGVHNLEPETKESDAEKADLFQA